Part of the Sulfuricella denitrificans skB26 genome is shown below.
GCGACAAGCACACATGCGTCGTACCCAAATCCACCGCCATGCCACACGGATGCTTGACCCCTGGCGGCAGCCACCTCCCCTCCTCCGCCTTTTCGCGGAGTGTGTGCAGCAAAGCCGTATCCGGGGACGATTTCCAGTTCGACGGTGGAGCGGGGTTAAGGATTTCGACTTGCATGTCGTGGCGAGGACTGACTTGGCAGGCCAGCCGCACCCCTTGGGAAATCTGCGCCGAAGTCAGGTGCAGACGCTCGTTCTGCGTCAGCTCGCTGGCTTCTCCTCCAGCCACGTGCACCCGGCACAGACCGCACGCGCCAATGCCGCGGCAGCCGGAGCGCACGCGAAAATCGGTCGCATCCAGGATCTCGCGGACTGACGGACCGAGTTCAAAAGGAATGCGGTGGGTCTCGCCGTCGATGCTGAGGATCAGCTCCGGCATGCCTCATCCTCCTCGGCACGCCGCCACCATGGCGGCGATGTTTTCCGGCTTTGCTTCGGGCGGAATTTCGCAGCCGGATGAAAGCAGGAAGCCTCCCCGCTCAGCAAATGCAGCGACCAGCCGGGAAGCGGCGGCGGTCACTTCGTCCGGCGACGCCTCGACGAACAGCAGCGACTTCAGGTTGCCGTCGAGACAGGTGTGGGGGAGCAGCTGCTGCGCCCGCTGCGGCTCGACGTAGTAGTCGAAGTTGGCGATATCCGCCCCGGCTTCGGGATAATAGGGCAGGGTGGTTTCGGTCGGCCCGGCGATGTTGAGCCAGTTGGCCAGAGCCCCGGCCTGCCGGAACGAGGCGAAGACCCGCTGCAGCCTGGGCAGCAGCAGTTCGCGGAAAAACTGCGGCGGCACCACCGCCGGTGAAGCGGAGGGATCGAACACGATGGGCAGATGGACGCCCGCCTCGATCTGGGCAGTGCCGTAGCGGATCGCGACTGCGGCGGAAAAATCGAGGATTTTTTCGAACCGTACCGGATCGTCCGCCGCCAGGTAGAGCGCGGTTTCGATGCCGAGCAACTGGGTCGCCAGGGTCATCGGACCGGCAACGCAGCCGGCCACCAGCACCGTATCGTCCAGCTCGTGGCGCAGAATTCCCGCCGTCCGCAACAGCTCCGGCATACGCCCGGCAGCGGCGGGGTCGGGCACGGCCAGCGCCGACACGCTGCTGGAGGGCGCGAGCACATAGGAAGCCACATCCGGATACTGGTTGTCGTGGTATCGCAGAATGGAGCCGACCGCCTCGGTCTCCACGCATAAATCCATGAAGGCGAACACGATGTCGTGCCCATAGTGTTCCAGGGCCTCAATCTGGCAGCGCGCCAGCAGGCAGCCGTCACGCAGGTAATCTCCCAGCGCCACGCCGGCCAGCGTAGCGGCGTGGCCGAACAGTTGCGGCACGACGGGCGTGCGGTCGACCGGAGCAAAAGCGATCGCAGCCTTGATCCGTTCCAGGCTGTTCATAATAAAGCCCCCCGCACCAGGCTATCCAGGTAGCGCGCCCCGTCGAATGCTGTTTCCGCCACGTAATCCACGTTCAGCGCTTCGGCCGAGGACTGCTTCAGCGCGGCGCCGCCCGCCACCACCCTGATGCCACCCAGGCCGTGCTCGACCAGCGCGGACCTGACTTTGCGCACCTGCGGAATGACCGGCGTGATCAGGCCGCTTACCAGAACGGCATGGGCGCGCTCGCGCCCGGCCGCATTCACCAGGGTTTCCACCGGGCAGTCCTTGCCCAGATCGACCACCCGGTAACCCTTGCCGATCAGCACCATCTTGGTGATGTTCTTGCCCAAGTCATGGACATCGCCCTCCAGCGTGGCGATGACGAAGGTATCGCGGCCCTGCTCCGGCGGCACACCCTCCGGATAAAGCTCGTTCACCACGGCGGATACCGCGCGCCCGACCAGCATGATTTCGAGCAGGTTGAAGCTTTCCACGGTGCACTTGTCATCGAGCCGCTGCATCGCCGCTTCCAGCCCTTCCGTCACGATCCGCTCGGACGCCATGCCTGCAATGCGCAGCCGCCTGGCCTCGGTCAGTGCAGCGGCGTGGCCCCCTTCCAGCAGGACCTCCACCAGCTTGTTCATTTCCGGGTTGATCATGGCGACCGTATTCAGGACAAAGCAGATACTTTCATTGTAGTGCTCTGCAAGCTCGGCAAAAGGAAAAATCGAATTCCTGCCGCATCGCCTTTAATAGTGCGCGTGACCCTCGTCCTCTTCGTCGGCATCCAGCGGCCATAGCTGGTGCGCATCGAGCAACAGGCGATAACGGGTTTCGGCCGCATCCAGGCGCGCCAGCGCGGCCGCCAGATTAGCTTCCAGCGCCTGTCTGCGCGCTGTCAGCACTTCCGGCAAACCCATCTCGCCTAGCGAATAGGCGCGCGCCATCAATTCGGCATTGCCGCGCATCTTCTCGGCTACGCTCTGGGCGCTTTGCCAGCCGCCGTAGGCAGCCTGGGCTGCCGCAAAGCTGTTGACCGACTCGGCAGTGACCTTGCGCAAAATAGCCGCCTCGCGCTGTGCCGCCATCTCCGCCATTGCCCTGCCTTCGTCTGCCCGAGCCGAACGCGCGCCACCGGGGAAGGGAAACGACACATGCAGGCCGACGATGTGCTCGGCGCTGTCCCGTTCACCGCCAAAACGCAAGCCAACGGTGGGGTCAGGAAGTTTGTCGGCGGACGAGCGTTCCGAGTGCAGCCTTCCCAGCGACGCCTCGCTACGCGCCACACCAAGTTCGTGGTTGTGCCTGAGAATTTCTTCCTGCCAGTATTCCAGCCCCTGCTGCAAAGGCACAGGAGCCGACGCAGGCACCGATGCCGGCAGGGAAATCGCCGGAAAGCGCTGGCCGAGCTCATTGGCAGCCACCTGCTCACGCAGCCTGGCCTGGTATAGCGTGCTTTCTGCCTGCGCCACAGCGGCTTCGGCAAGGTCGATTTCCAGCCGCGGCGCATCGCCCGCGCGCACCCGCTTGGCGACGATTCCAGCCTGCTTCTTCAACAGTTCCACTTGATTCGCCCATTGCTGCGACTGAGACCGCTCCCGGTTCCAGGAAAACCAGGCCTTGAGTAGAACACGCCCCGTTTCATGCAGCGCATCGCCATACAGGGTGTGCGAACGCTCCACCTCGACATTGCCCATCTTGCCGTCGAGCGCGGCCTTGCCGGGCAGGCGGATAGCCCTCTCCAGCCCGATATCCCATTCCCGGTAACGCTCGGAGGGATTGATGCTGCGCCGCTGCCCCATCACGCGCATGATGACCTCGTGCTCGCCAGCCTGCAGGCGCTGGCGCACCGCCTCGCCGACCTTGATGCCGGCCTGGGCGGACAGCACATCAGGGCTGCTCCTGATCGCTGCCTCAACGGCTGCCGGCGATGGCAGATCGGGATAATTGACCAATGTTTCAGCTGCCATTGTGGGCAGTGGGACCGAGAGCATGATAAATAAAAGCATTCTGTTCATGCGAACCTCCCGAATTCATTGATTGGAGCTATCCAGTAAACGATATCCCGGCTCGGCAGGGTTTCCTTGAAATGGGCGATCAGCGTCTGTGCATCCTCATGCTCCATCGCCACCTCCATCTTCACCCGCCGCGCACGGCCTCTTACCTGCTCGTTGACGCTGTGGTAGACGGCAACCTGGCCGTGGCCCTCAACCTCGTAAGTGGTAAAACCGCATGCCAGCTCAGGGTGCTCAAGCAAGTGGTCTATCATGTCCTCCTCCAGCGCCTTGGAAAAAACGATGGTCAGACAACAATCCGGTTGTTTCATTTTTTATCCTCTCCGACCACGCCGAACCGCTGGTAAAGCAGCGGCAGGATGATCAATGTCAACAGTGTCGAGCTCAGCAGGCCGCCGATCACCACGATCGCCAACGGCTTCTGAATCTCCGAGCCGGGGCCGCTGGCGAACAGCAGTGGAACCAGACCGAAAGCAGTGATACTGGCGGTCATCATCACCGGCCGCAGGCGACGCCGGGAGCCCTCCACCACCACTTCAATCAGCGTCATGCCCTGATCCCGCAGCTGGTTGAAATAACTCACCATCACCACCCCGTTCAGCACCGCAATACCCAGCAGTGCGATGAATCCGACCGACGCCGGGACCGACAGGTATTCGCCCGAGAGCCACAGCGCCCACACGCCCCCGATCAGGGCGAAGGGAATGTTGGCGAAGACCAGCCACGCCTGGCGCATCGAACCGAAGGTGGCGAACAACAGCAGATGGATCATGGCCAGAGCCACAGGGACCACGATGGCGAGCCGTGCTGCGGCGCGTTGCTGGTTCTCGAACTGGCCGCCCCAGGTGAGACTGTAGCCGGCTGGCGATGGCGCCAGTTTCTCCACCGCCAGCTTCGCCTCCTCGACAAAACTGACCAGGTCGCGGCCGCGCACGTTGCTTTGCACCACGGCGTAGCGCTGCGAGTTTTCCCGATCGATCTTGACCGGTCCATCCACCCGCTTGAGGTGAGCCACACTCGCCAGCGGCACGCTCTGGCCGGAAGGCAGGGTCAGGCGCAGGTCAGCGAACACCGCCGGGATATCGCGCACGGCATCGCTGCCGCGAAGCAATACCGGCGTGCGCCGCACGCCTTCCATCACCATGCCCAGCACCTGACCTTCAAGCTGGGAGCGCAGGGCGTTGCCGATCTCATCTACCGTCAGCCCCATACGTCCTGCGGCAAGGCGGTCGATCTCGATTTGCATGTACTGCACCCCATCGTTCATCACCCGGTAAACGTCCTCGCTACCCTTGATGCCCTTGAGCACGGTCTCGATTTTTTCCGCCTGCTGGTTGAGGGTGGCGAGATCGGGACCGAAAACCTTCACCGCGACGTCGCCGCGCACGCCGATGACCATCTCGGAAACACGCATATCGATGGGCTGGGTGAAGCTGTGGGAGATACCGGGAAAGTCCTTGAGCACCTCGCGCAACTGGTCGGTGAGCCATTCCTTGTCCGGCTTGCGCCACTGATCGCGCGGCTTCAGCACCAGGAAAGTATCGGTCTGGTTAAAGCCCATCGGATCAAGACCCAGTTCGTCCGAACCCGCGCGCGCCACTATCCCTTTCACTTCCGGCACCCGCGCCATGATCGCTTGCTGCAGGCGCAGATCCAGCGCCATCGATTCCTCCAGGCTAATAGAAGGCAATTTCTCCACGCCGATGATGATATCGCCCTCATCCATCGTCGGCATGAAGGTCTTGCCGATCATCGGATAAACCGCCACCGTCATGGCCAGCGCAGCCACCGCGCCGATGGCCACCAGCTTGGCATGCTTGAGTGCCCAGCCGAGTGCTGGCATGTAAACCGCAGTGAGCTTGCGCACCAGCCACGGGTCACCATGGGCGCCCTGTTTCAACATGTAGGACGCCAGCACCGGGATCGCGGTGAGCGACAGGATCAGCGAGCCGGCCAGCGCGAACACAATGGTCAGCGCCACCGGGATGAACAGCTTGCCTTCCAGACCCTGCAAGGTCAGCAGAGGCAGGAACACCACGATGATGATCACCACGCCGGAGGCCACCGGCATCACCACTTCCTTGACCGCCCGATAAATCACATGCAGATGCGGGATATTCTTCGAACTCTGGTCGTGGGCGAGATGTGAAACCACGTTCTCCACCACGACCACAGCGGCGTCCACCAGCATACCGATGGCGATGGCAAGTCCGCCCAGGCTCATCAGGTTGGCCGACATTCCGAATAAACTCATCAGAATAAAAGTGAACAGCGCTGCCAGCGGCAGCGTGACCGCCACCACGATGGCGGCACGCAGATTTCCTAAAAACAGCAGGAGCAGAATCACCACCAGAACGATCGCTTCCATCAACGCCCTGGAAACTGTGCCGACAGCGCGCTCCACCAGACTGCCACGATCATAGAAAATCTCGGTCTTTACGCCGGGCGGGAACGAAGGCGCGATTTCCTTCAGTCTCGCTTTGACGCCGTTCACCACGGTCTGCGCATTAGCACCGCGCAAGCCCAGCACCAGCCCTTCCACTGCCTCACCCTTGCCATCCTTGGTGACAGCGCCATAACGACTCAGGTTGCCAATGCGCACCTTTGCCACGTCGCCCACGCGGACCGCCTGGCCGTCGCGGTTACTGACGACGATGGCGCGCAGGTCGTCGAGGCTCTTGATCGCCCCCTCGCTACGCACCAGCAGAACTTCCTCGCCATCCTTGAGTCGGCCAGCACCGTCATTACGATTATTGACCTCCAGAGCCTGCTGCAACTGTGCCATGGCAATGCCGCGCGCCTGCATGGCCGCGTTGTCCGGCACCACTTCAAAGGTGCGCACCAGGCCACCCAGCGCATTGACATCCGCCACGCCCGGCAAGGTACGCAACGCCGGGCGGATCACCCAGTCGAGCAAGGCGCGCCGTTCCAGCGGGGTGAGATCACCGCCTTCGATGGTAAACATCAGCATTTCGCCCAGCGGCGTGGTGATCGGCGCAAGTCCGCCACTGACGCCGGCGGGCAGGTCTTTCATTACCCCGCCCAAGCGTTCCGCCACCTGATTGCGCGCCCAGTAGATGTCGGTACCATCCTCGAAATCGATGGTGATGTCGGTCAGCGCATACTTCGATACCGAACGCAGGATTTTCTTGTAAGGGATGCCCAGGAGTTCCACCTCGATCGGCGCCACGATGCGCGACTCGACCTCCTCCGGCGTCATCCCCGGCGCCTTGATGATGACCTTGACCTGGGTCGATGAAACATCGGGAAAAGCATCGATCGGCAATTTCTTGAAGGCGAACGCACCCGCAGCGATGAGTATCAAGGTGGTCACGATCACCGCCAGCCGCTGGGTGAGGGCAAATTCGATTATCCGCGTCAGCATTATTCGCCTCCCGCCGCCAGCCCTTGCCACATCGCCTTGAGCGAAACCGTGCCGCTCACTGCGATGCGCTCGTCACCCTTGAATTCCGCAATCACCACACTGTTCCCCGCCGTCTCACCACCCAGCTTCACTGACTTGGCGAGAAAGCCCGTCGTAGTCTGCACGAATACATAGGCTTGCTCGCGCTGCCGCACCAACGCGCTATTGGGTACATGCCAGTGCTTGTCATCACTGTCCACGGCCAGCACGGCCTCGACGAACTGGCCAGGACGCAGATTCTCCGCGCCCTGGCGGATCTCGGCACGCACCGTCACGGTCTGACTGCCTTCCTCCACGCCACGACCGATTTGCGCCACTTTTCCACTTGCCTGATAAGCCGGCACGCTAACCGCTCCACCTGCCTTCAGGCCGGCAACCTGTGCCAGCGGCGCCTGAATGTCCAACCACAGCGGCACGATCTGTGCCAGTTTGGCCAATGGCATGGCCGCCTCAATACGCTGGCCCGGTACCGCCATCAATTCAAGCGCGACACCATTGACCGGCGCGGTGATCTCGATGGTGCTGAACATGGCATGGCTCTTTTCCAGCCGCTGCAATGCGGCGGAGCTCAGGCCTGCAAGCGCAAGAGCCTGGCGGCGCTCGGACAATGCCGCCACCGCTTCGACGTGACGGCCCTTTGCGGCAAGATATCGGCTTTCGGCGACTATGCCTTCCTTGAACAATTTCTCATCGCGGCTCAGTGATTCGCGTGCCAGTTGCTCCTGTGTCGCCGCCTGCAGGAAGCCGCGCTGAATTTCCACCAAGCCTGGGCTCTGCAAACGAGCCAGAACCTGACCTTTTTTTACCACCTGATTGGGCGACACTAATATAGTTTCAACCATCCCGGCAAGCGGTGCACTGACAATGTGCAACTGATGGTTCGGTATCACCACCCTCGCAGGCAATCCTTTTCCGCCCGTCGTGAC
Proteins encoded:
- a CDS encoding TolC family protein, which encodes MNRMLLFIMLSVPLPTMAAETLVNYPDLPSPAAVEAAIRSSPDVLSAQAGIKVGEAVRQRLQAGEHEVIMRVMGQRRSINPSERYREWDIGLERAIRLPGKAALDGKMGNVEVERSHTLYGDALHETGRVLLKAWFSWNRERSQSQQWANQVELLKKQAGIVAKRVRAGDAPRLEIDLAEAAVAQAESTLYQARLREQVAANELGQRFPAISLPASVPASAPVPLQQGLEYWQEEILRHNHELGVARSEASLGRLHSERSSADKLPDPTVGLRFGGERDSAEHIVGLHVSFPFPGGARSARADEGRAMAEMAAQREAAILRKVTAESVNSFAAAQAAYGGWQSAQSVAEKMRGNAELMARAYSLGEMGLPEVLTARRQALEANLAAALARLDAAETRYRLLLDAHQLWPLDADEEDEGHAHY
- a CDS encoding DUF3240 family protein → MKQPDCCLTIVFSKALEEDMIDHLLEHPELACGFTTYEVEGHGQVAVYHSVNEQVRGRARRVKMEVAMEHEDAQTLIAHFKETLPSRDIVYWIAPINEFGRFA
- a CDS encoding efflux RND transporter periplasmic adaptor subunit, which codes for MRKAQYLRASLGALLLCGFIVATPLQAGDEIKLSPAQAKAMGVATAPLASTVTTGGKGLPARVVIPNHQLHIVSAPLAGMVETILVSPNQVVKKGQVLARLQSPGLVEIQRGFLQAATQEQLARESLSRDEKLFKEGIVAESRYLAAKGRHVEAVAALSERRQALALAGLSSAALQRLEKSHAMFSTIEITAPVNGVALELMAVPGQRIEAAMPLAKLAQIVPLWLDIQAPLAQVAGLKAGGAVSVPAYQASGKVAQIGRGVEEGSQTVTVRAEIRQGAENLRPGQFVEAVLAVDSDDKHWHVPNSALVRQREQAYVFVQTTTGFLAKSVKLGGETAGNSVVIAEFKGDERIAVSGTVSLKAMWQGLAAGGE
- a CDS encoding efflux RND transporter permease subunit; translation: MLTRIIEFALTQRLAVIVTTLILIAAGAFAFKKLPIDAFPDVSSTQVKVIIKAPGMTPEEVESRIVAPIEVELLGIPYKKILRSVSKYALTDITIDFEDGTDIYWARNQVAERLGGVMKDLPAGVSGGLAPITTPLGEMLMFTIEGGDLTPLERRALLDWVIRPALRTLPGVADVNALGGLVRTFEVVPDNAAMQARGIAMAQLQQALEVNNRNDGAGRLKDGEEVLLVRSEGAIKSLDDLRAIVVSNRDGQAVRVGDVAKVRIGNLSRYGAVTKDGKGEAVEGLVLGLRGANAQTVVNGVKARLKEIAPSFPPGVKTEIFYDRGSLVERAVGTVSRALMEAIVLVVILLLLFLGNLRAAIVVAVTLPLAALFTFILMSLFGMSANLMSLGGLAIAIGMLVDAAVVVVENVVSHLAHDQSSKNIPHLHVIYRAVKEVVMPVASGVVIIIVVFLPLLTLQGLEGKLFIPVALTIVFALAGSLILSLTAIPVLASYMLKQGAHGDPWLVRKLTAVYMPALGWALKHAKLVAIGAVAALAMTVAVYPMIGKTFMPTMDEGDIIIGVEKLPSISLEESMALDLRLQQAIMARVPEVKGIVARAGSDELGLDPMGFNQTDTFLVLKPRDQWRKPDKEWLTDQLREVLKDFPGISHSFTQPIDMRVSEMVIGVRGDVAVKVFGPDLATLNQQAEKIETVLKGIKGSEDVYRVMNDGVQYMQIEIDRLAAGRMGLTVDEIGNALRSQLEGQVLGMVMEGVRRTPVLLRGSDAVRDIPAVFADLRLTLPSGQSVPLASVAHLKRVDGPVKIDRENSQRYAVVQSNVRGRDLVSFVEEAKLAVEKLAPSPAGYSLTWGGQFENQQRAAARLAIVVPVALAMIHLLLFATFGSMRQAWLVFANIPFALIGGVWALWLSGEYLSVPASVGFIALLGIAVLNGVVMVSYFNQLRDQGMTLIEVVVEGSRRRLRPVMMTASITAFGLVPLLFASGPGSEIQKPLAIVVIGGLLSSTLLTLIILPLLYQRFGVVGEDKK
- a CDS encoding cobalamin B12-binding domain-containing protein, which codes for MINPEMNKLVEVLLEGGHAAALTEARRLRIAGMASERIVTEGLEAAMQRLDDKCTVESFNLLEIMLVGRAVSAVVNELYPEGVPPEQGRDTFVIATLEGDVHDLGKNITKMVLIGKGYRVVDLGKDCPVETLVNAAGRERAHAVLVSGLITPVIPQVRKVRSALVEHGLGGIRVVAGGAALKQSSAEALNVDYVAETAFDGARYLDSLVRGALL
- a CDS encoding uroporphyrinogen decarboxylase family protein; protein product: MNSLERIKAAIAFAPVDRTPVVPQLFGHAATLAGVALGDYLRDGCLLARCQIEALEHYGHDIVFAFMDLCVETEAVGSILRYHDNQYPDVASYVLAPSSSVSALAVPDPAAAGRMPELLRTAGILRHELDDTVLVAGCVAGPMTLATQLLGIETALYLAADDPVRFEKILDFSAAVAIRYGTAQIEAGVHLPIVFDPSASPAVVPPQFFRELLLPRLQRVFASFRQAGALANWLNIAGPTETTLPYYPEAGADIANFDYYVEPQRAQQLLPHTCLDGNLKSLLFVEASPDEVTAAASRLVAAFAERGGFLLSSGCEIPPEAKPENIAAMVAACRGG